In Paenibacillus sp., the DNA window CGAAGCGCTGCACGGGCTGCTCGAGCACACGAGGGCGAAGCTCGTGAAGCTGGACGCGCGCACGCACGATGAAATCGTCGGCGCGGTCAGCCATCTGCCGCACATCGTGGCGGCGATGCTCGTCAATCTCGTGTCGCGGTTGAACGAGAGCGACGACGGTTATGAGAAGCTTGCCGCGGGCGGCTTCCGGGACATTACGCGGATCGCCTCGAGCGACCCGACGATTTGGCGCGACATTTGCGTAAGCAATCGCGGAGTGCTGCTGCAGCTGCTCTCGGAATGGATTCGCGAGACGGAGCGGTTCATGGCGCTGCTGCGCGCCGGGGACGGCGAAGGCATCGCGGGCGAATTCGCGTCGGCTTCCGCGTTCCGCAGCGCGCTGCCGGAACGGCGCGTCGGCATTGCGACGACGCATTATGAGTTTTACGTCCCGGTATCGGACGAGCCGGGCACGATCGGCAAGGTGACGACGCTGCTTGGCCGGGAAAGCATCAACCTGCGCAACATCGGCATCTTGGAGCCGACGCCGGGCGGACCGGGTTCGCTGCGGCTGTCGTTCGGCAACGAGGCCGATATGCATCGCGCGAAAACGCTGCTGGAA includes these proteins:
- a CDS encoding prephenate dehydrogenase, with product MTKIAIFGVGLIGGSLALCFKGKPGFHVVGHSPKESSARKYVDRGVVDEATTSLTEAAEGADFLFLCVPVGMLEDYLEQLSRCRLKPGAIITDVGSTKGEVVEAAARYDFGQAVFIGGHPMAGKERSGVEAATSKLFENAYYVLTPTPGTPADAYEALHGLLEHTRAKLVKLDARTHDEIVGAVSHLPHIVAAMLVNLVSRLNESDDGYEKLAAGGFRDITRIASSDPTIWRDICVSNRGVLLQLLSEWIRETERFMALLRAGDGEGIAGEFASASAFRSALPERRVGIATTHYEFYVPVSDEPGTIGKVTTLLGRESINLRNIGILEPTPGGPGSLRLSFGNEADMHRAKTLLEAAGHCVHF